A portion of the Chloroflexia bacterium SDU3-3 genome contains these proteins:
- a CDS encoding B12-binding domain-containing radical SAM protein, translated as MRVKLILPSLTEAHSPFFRPVKYSLFPPLGLATLAAYLDPDDAIVLQDEHVEPLELNDAPHLVVIQVYITSAYRAYAIADRYRAQGAHVCLGGLHVTSLPDEAARHADTIFLGPGEDTWPQFLADFRMDRPQPLYRSTQRSLLGAPPARRDLIKRQLYLVPNSIVVSRGCPHSCDFCYKEAFFQGGRSFYTQAVDDALAEIDRLPGRHLYFLDDHLFGNVRFASALFDGMRGMGRLWQAAGTLQSVLRSGLLERAVDAGLRSLFVGFETLSQQNLRAQGKTQNLDRDYTAATRRLHDLGVMVNASFVFGMDDDGPDVFARTVEWAVSQGIETATFHILTPYPGTALPPFSFASS; from the coding sequence ATGCGCGTAAAACTCATCCTGCCCTCCCTCACCGAGGCGCACAGCCCATTCTTCCGCCCGGTCAAGTACTCGCTCTTCCCACCCCTTGGCCTCGCGACGCTGGCCGCCTACCTTGACCCCGATGATGCGATCGTGCTTCAGGATGAGCATGTGGAGCCGCTTGAGCTGAACGATGCGCCGCATCTGGTGGTCATCCAGGTCTACATCACATCGGCCTACCGCGCCTACGCGATCGCCGATCGCTACCGCGCCCAGGGCGCGCACGTGTGCCTAGGCGGCCTGCACGTCACGTCGCTGCCCGATGAGGCGGCCCGCCACGCCGATACGATCTTCCTTGGCCCCGGCGAGGACACCTGGCCACAGTTTCTTGCCGATTTTCGCATGGATCGCCCGCAGCCGCTGTATCGCTCCACCCAGCGCTCGCTGCTTGGCGCTCCGCCCGCCCGCCGCGACCTGATCAAGCGCCAGCTCTACCTGGTGCCAAACTCCATCGTGGTCTCGCGCGGCTGCCCGCACAGCTGCGATTTCTGCTACAAGGAGGCTTTTTTTCAGGGCGGGCGCTCCTTCTACACCCAGGCGGTGGATGACGCTCTGGCGGAGATCGACCGCCTGCCGGGGCGTCATCTGTACTTCCTTGACGATCATCTGTTTGGCAATGTGCGCTTCGCCAGCGCGCTGTTCGATGGGATGCGCGGCATGGGGCGGCTGTGGCAGGCGGCGGGCACCCTCCAGTCGGTGCTGCGCTCGGGGCTGCTTGAGCGCGCGGTGGATGCGGGGCTGCGCAGCCTGTTTGTGGGCTTCGAGACGCTGAGCCAGCAGAACCTGCGCGCCCAGGGCAAGACCCAGAACCTTGATCGCGACTACACCGCCGCCACCCGCCGCCTGCACGATCTGGGCGTGATGGTGAACGCCAGCTTTGTGTTTGGCATGGATGACGATGGCCCCGATGTGTTTGCCCGCACCGTGGAGTGGGCGGTGTCGCAGGGGATCGAGACCGCCACATTCCACATTCTGACGCCCTACCCAGGCACGGCGCTGCCTCCTTTTTCCTTCGCGTCTTCGTAG
- the eda gene encoding bifunctional 4-hydroxy-2-oxoglutarate aldolase/2-dehydro-3-deoxy-phosphogluconate aldolase — translation MDTITAALGQIGLVPVIKIDRPEDAVPLARALLEGGLGCAEITFRTAAAAEAIRQIAREVPELLVGAGTVLNVAQAQQAADAGAKFLVSPGFDPAVVDWSREHAVLMLPGVATPTEVQMALARGLRLLKFFPAEEAGGVRMLKALHGPYQDVRFMPTGGIKPANLPEYLALPNVVACGGSWMATAELIAAGRFDEITRLSAEARAVVERARAG, via the coding sequence ATGGATACCATCACCGCAGCGCTGGGACAGATTGGCCTGGTTCCCGTCATCAAGATCGACCGCCCCGAGGACGCCGTGCCGCTGGCCCGCGCCCTGCTTGAGGGCGGGCTGGGCTGCGCCGAGATCACCTTCCGCACCGCCGCCGCCGCCGAGGCCATCCGCCAGATCGCCCGCGAGGTGCCCGAGCTGTTGGTGGGCGCGGGCACCGTGCTGAATGTGGCCCAGGCCCAGCAGGCGGCGGACGCCGGGGCAAAGTTCCTCGTCTCGCCCGGCTTCGACCCCGCCGTGGTGGACTGGAGCCGCGAGCACGCGGTGTTGATGCTGCCCGGCGTGGCCACGCCCACCGAGGTGCAGATGGCGCTGGCCAGGGGCCTGCGCCTGCTCAAGTTCTTCCCCGCCGAGGAGGCGGGCGGCGTGCGCATGCTCAAGGCGCTGCACGGCCCCTACCAAGACGTGCGCTTCATGCCTACCGGCGGCATCAAGCCCGCCAACCTGCCCGAGTACCTGGCGCTGCCCAACGTGGTGGCCTGCGGCGGCAGCTGGATGGCCACCGCCGAGCTGATCGCCGCCGGTCGCTTCGACGAGATCACGCGGCTCTCCGCCGAGGCCCGCGCCGTGGTAGAGCGGGCGCGAGCGGGGTAG